In the genome of Muntiacus reevesi chromosome 5, mMunRee1.1, whole genome shotgun sequence, one region contains:
- the RBM4 gene encoding RNA-binding protein 4 isoform X2, protein MVKLFIGNLPREATEQEIRSLFEQYGKVLECDIIKNYGFVHIEDKTAAEDAIRNLHHYKLHGVNINVEASKNKSKTSTKLHVGNISPTCTNKELRAKFEEYGPVIECDIVKDYAFVHMERAEDAVEAIRGLDNTEFQGGMCVG, encoded by the coding sequence ATGGTGAAGCTGTTCATCGGAAACCTGCCTCGGGAGGCCACAGAGCAGGAGATCCGCTCACTCTTCGAGCAGTATGGGAAGGTCCTGGAATGTGACATCATTAAGAACTACGGCTTTGTGCACATAGAGGACAAGACGGCGGCCGAGGATGCCATCCGCAACCTGCACCACTACAAGCTGCACGGGGTGAACATCAACGTGGAAGCCAGCAAGAATAAGAGCAAAACCTCTACAAAGTTGCATGTAGGCAACATTAGTCCTACTTGTACCAACAAAGAGCTCCGAGCCAAGTTTGAGGAGTACGGTCCAGTTATCGAATGTGACATCGTGAAAGATTATGCCTTTGTACACATGGAGCGGGCTGAGGATGCAGTGGAGGCCATCAGGGGCCTTGACAACACAGAGTTTCAAG